From the Clostridium sp. Marseille-P299 genome, the window GTTGCTAATCCAAAGTGTCCATCACATGAAGTTGTATATTTAGCCTGTTTCATGGAGCGCAATGTCAGTCTACTAATTAAGGCTTCCTCTGGTGTACCATCAATACGAACTAAAAGCTTTTGTAATTCTTTAGGATGGATTTCATCCTGTCCAACACGCATTGTGTAACCAAAATTATTAATGAAAATACTTAATTTTTCTATTTTTTCCAAATCAGGATTTTCATGAGTTCGATATACAAACGGAAGCTCTTGCCAGAAGAAGTCTTCTGCAACTGTTTCATTCGCTATTAACATAAAGTCTTCAATAATTTTGGTTGCCTTATTTCTCTCGTATGGCAAAATATCAGTAGGACGACCATCTTTTCCAATAATAATTTTACTTTCTGGAAAATCAAAGTCAATGGAGCCTCGTTTTCTTCTTTTTTCACGAAGAATATTTGCGAGTACCAACATTTCTTCAAACATAGGTACAAGCTCTTCATACTCTTTCATTTCAGCTTCATCGTGATCTTCAACAATCTTCTTAACGCTTGTGTAAGTCATTCTACGGTCAACGTTAATTACAGTTTCTGCAATACGATGGCCAATGACATTTCCTTTTTCATCAATATCCATAATACAACTAAGTGCTAAACGATCGCAACCTTGATTTAAGGAACAAATTCCGTTGCTTAATTTATGTGGAAGCATCGGTATTACACGATCCACTAAGTATACACTTGTTCCTCTTTTAATTGCCTCTTTATCAAGGGGTGAACCTTCTGTAACGTAATTACTTACATCAGCAATATGAACACCAAGTTTATAAATGTTTCCTTCCTTTGAAAGTGTAATTGCATCATCCAAATCTTTTGCATCCTCACCATCAATGGTCACAGTTTGTAAACCACGTAGATCAAGTCTTCCAGCCATATCTATGCTATCAACTTCATCCTTAATATTCTCAACTTGATGCATCACTTCTTCTGGAAATTCAGTTGGTATTCCATTTCCTAGTATTACAGAAGCCACATCTACCCCAGGGTCATTGATATGTCCTAGAATCTGAGTAACTCTTCCTTCTGGATTTTTAGATTCATTCCCATAGTCTGTAATTTTAACTAAAACTTTATGACCATTTACTGCACCTTTAGTATATTCCTTTGGTATAAATATATCACTTCCAAATTTCTGATTGTCTGGCACAACAAATCCAAAACTTTTACCTTTTTGAAAAGTACCAACTAATTCATTCACGTTCCGTTCTAAAATTGCAACAATAGTACCTTCTCTACGTTTCCCCGTTTGATCTTCAGAAATACAAACCTGCACACGATCCTTATTTAAAGCTCCTTTTGTCTCTCTTTCTGGAATGAAAATATCTTCTCCACCTTCATCTCCATCTAAGGTAACAAAACCAAATCCTCTACTTGTTCCAGAAAAGATACCCGTTTTAATATTTGAATTTTGTTCTTTATATTTACCATTTACATCAATCGAAATTCTTCCATCAGCAAGTAATGCATCTAGTACTATTTTTAAGTCATTTCTTTCTTCTTTTGGTACTTGAAGCAATCCTGCTAATTCTTTAAATTTCATTGGATGGTATGATTTATTCGTAATCACTTCATAAAGAAGTTCTTTTTTACTTTGCAATGATTCTTTATCCATCATTTTACCCCATCTTTCTACGTTCCAGCACTCATATATTGTAATTTATATTTTAAACACACTTATATGTAGTATTCCATTTTATTATACATTTACACGAAAAAAGTGCAAGTATGTGATTGTATTCTTCAATTAAAATACTTATTCTATGTAATAACAATTCTTGTAAATGTCGCATTCCGACTTTTTATTTTTAACTTTTTAGGACAAATATTGTTGCTTTTGTTTCCTAGGTATTTAAAAAGACTGTCGCAACGAGTCTGCGACAGTCTTAGATTCATAAGCTATAATGCATTAAAATGCTTAATTTTATAGTCCCCAGTGTAAATTTAATACTACTGAAAGAACGATAAATAAAGCAGCAAGAATTTTGGTAACCTTCACCAATGCACCTTCCATTGAACGTCCCTTATTTTTTCCCCAATAAGTATCTGCAACGCCGTTGATCGCTCCAGATAGTCCAGCAGATTTACCTTCTTGCATTAATACAACAACAACTAATCCTATACAAATAAGAACGTAAACAACTGTTACAAGAACTCTTAATATTTCCATTACTTACACCTCCTAAAAGTCACATTGTATATTTTACCACATCATGTCCTAAAACACAAGTGAAATAAAAGTTACTTCTTTATTAACAATGACTTACCTGTCATTTCTTTTGGCTGTTCCATTCCCATCATTTCAATCATGGTTGGAATAATATCAGCTAAGCATCCACCTTCTCTTAAGGTATAAGAATCATCATAATTTACTAAAATAAATGGAACTGGATTTGTTGTATGAGCTGTAAATGGTGAACCATTTTCATAATCTACAAGTTGTTCTGCATTACCATGGTCAGCACAAATAAACATTTGTCCGTCAACCTTTAATAATGCTTCATATGCTTTACCTACACAAGCATCTACTGTTTCAATTGCTTTAACAGCAGCATCTTCAATACCAGTATGACCAACCATATCTGGATTTGCAAAGTTTACAATAATAACATCATATTTGTCTGAAGTTATTGCTTCAACTAATTTATCCGCTACGCTAAATGCGCTCATCTCTGGTTGTAAGTCATAAGTTGCAACTTTTGGAGAATTTACTAGAATACGATCTTCTCCTTTATTTGGCTCTTCTACACCACCATTAAAGAAAAATGTAACATGTGCGTATTTTT encodes:
- the secG gene encoding preprotein translocase subunit SecG gives rise to the protein MEILRVLVTVVYVLICIGLVVVVLMQEGKSAGLSGAINGVADTYWGKNKGRSMEGALVKVTKILAALFIVLSVVLNLHWGL
- the rnr gene encoding ribonuclease R, producing MDKESLQSKKELLYEVITNKSYHPMKFKELAGLLQVPKEERNDLKIVLDALLADGRISIDVNGKYKEQNSNIKTGIFSGTSRGFGFVTLDGDEGGEDIFIPERETKGALNKDRVQVCISEDQTGKRREGTIVAILERNVNELVGTFQKGKSFGFVVPDNQKFGSDIFIPKEYTKGAVNGHKVLVKITDYGNESKNPEGRVTQILGHINDPGVDVASVILGNGIPTEFPEEVMHQVENIKDEVDSIDMAGRLDLRGLQTVTIDGEDAKDLDDAITLSKEGNIYKLGVHIADVSNYVTEGSPLDKEAIKRGTSVYLVDRVIPMLPHKLSNGICSLNQGCDRLALSCIMDIDEKGNVIGHRIAETVINVDRRMTYTSVKKIVEDHDEAEMKEYEELVPMFEEMLVLANILREKRRKRGSIDFDFPESKIIIGKDGRPTDILPYERNKATKIIEDFMLIANETVAEDFFWQELPFVYRTHENPDLEKIEKLSIFINNFGYTMRVGQDEIHPKELQKLLVRIDGTPEEALISRLTLRSMKQAKYTTSCDGHFGLATKYYCHFTSPIRRYPDLQIHRIIKENLRGGLREKRIEHYDRILSEIARQSSLTERRADEAEREVEKLKKVQYMSKFIGETFEGVISGVTSWGMYVELPNTVEGMVRMSDLQDDYYIYDESHYMLIGEHTKHTYKLGQKIKVRVVDTSKLLRTIDFVPVMEDEEEEDGLKVYQR